In the Pleurodeles waltl isolate 20211129_DDA chromosome 3_1, aPleWal1.hap1.20221129, whole genome shotgun sequence genome, atcacacGGCACCCACATACAACATGGGGGGTTAATACACAGACTGCTCTCCGTTCTAGCCCTGCCACGGACCATGGCCAttgtgaaatgcagcgcacacagaaagatCACTGATCACGTAGGGAAAGGGAACGCCTTTGCAGATCAGGTAGCGAAGGAAACAGCACGTCAGACGAAAAACAAGATGTATGTAGCGGGACCAGCCAGATGGGTCCCAGATAACGGGATGTTTGAGGACACGGTAGAGAGTGTGAAAAGCATACAGGCAGAAGCGACGGAAGTTGAATTGGCATCATGGAAGGAGACACACGCGAGGTTTAATGAAGAAACAGGGTGTTGGACAGACTTGTCAGAAGCCCAGAGATGGATGCTTCCTGATGGGTATGTCCTTCCtgtagtgacaatggctcatggtccagcacacatcagtccagcagggatatgcaaacttcttgcccctgtctggtacaacaaaaacattccaaaggcagctgagaagttgGTTAAACACTGTATGATTTGCATGCAACACAATCCTGGCAAGGGCATTAAAGTACCTCCCGGCCATTTCGCACCCCCTGATTATccatttgaagctatacagatggattacatcgaaatggaaagatgtaacaatttgaagtatgtattggtggtCGTCTGCATGTTTAGCAAATGGGTAGAAGCCTATCCTACAAGGGATAACACAGCCCTTACAACTGCTAAGGTACTCTTGAAAGAGTTCTTTCCCCGGTTTGGAATGCCTCGAATTGCATGGTCagacaatggcagccattttacaggtcaggTGATGAAAAAGGTGTGTGAAGGATTGGGAATTAGACAGAAATTCCATGCTGCCAaccatccacaagctgcaggactagtTGAGAAATATAATGGTTCACTCAAATTGAAGTTGTCCAAAATATGTGCTGACAAAGGCATATCGTGGCCTGATGCTCTCCCCCTGGCCCTGTTGTCACTTCGGGCTACACCACATTCCAAGTCAGGTCTCTCGCCATATGAAGTGGTCATGGGGAGACCGGCTAATGTGTGGGGAGTTCCAAGGCCAAAGAAATACTCAGATTTACCATACCCTGTATTGATGGATTATCTCAATGAACTCACTAACTCTTTACGTCTcattcatcagcaggtgaaggatattCTGCCACCATTACCTCTTACTCCAGGCCACTGTATCGAGCCTGGTGACTGGGTCCTCACCAAGAATTTCCAGCGCAAAAAGAGTCTCGAGCCCCGGTGGAAAGGCCCCCGCCAAGTACTCCTTGCTACCAGGACTGCTGTGAAAGTCGAGGGAGCAAAGAATTGGATCCACGCTTCACACTGCAAAAGGGTACCTTTGCCCTTACCATACGatcagtgggtgaaagagggtcaaGGTGACGACGAATGCGAGAAAGTACCCACTTTTGTTCCTTTCAGTGACGCGCAGATAGAGTGGACAGCCACCCAGGAGGAGAGTGATTCGGTCCTTCGGGGAGCGACACCTGAAGGTGTTCCAGTTGTTCCCTTGTTTCCGGATCAGACTGAGCCTGGTTCTGCGAGATATGACCTCCGCAAACGTCACCAACATTGAATAGATGATTCATCGTTTACCTGTTGCATCCAGCCAAACAttcgctgcagggccgtgattttgtccggTGTGGCGGACCAGagagtgtcaataggactgctggaatcacccaccggtggagcaaccaccagtcacgggcagcacctaggggaGGCTGGGTGGCACGCAGGTACTGAATAACTAAATTTGATATTGATCACTGCCAGTGAGAAGAGCAGACTTGAGAAAGGAAAAGGACTATGTATTCAGATTACGAGAAGAGCGTACAGAGACAGAAACtgagaaaaattaaacatttaaaaaaattgtttggtcCACGTACAACGTGTCTGGCGATAATTGTAGTGCTTCTTGTCATATTAGCGTGCATTGGCTGGACCATCCACACTGCTACAGAGAAaagacagcctcctacaccaacgtcTGCGCCCATGCATACACATGTATCTCTACCACCTGAGATACATGCCAGGAGACAAGAATATGACAATAATACGTTCATCCAGATGCTACATCAACATCAACTTGTTACAAACTTGACAGACTGTTGGGTTTGTGGTCTTTTTCCTCATACGGCTGCTCATGCATTTCAGTTTCCAGTCTTTCCTGTAACGGCTGCCTACACTTGTTCCTTAATGTCCAATGTTTCAATACAGACCCCCCTACCCGGTTCTAGGCCTGTGAGACGACCCGGTATCATAACGAACAACACACTCTTTGAAGACTTTATCCTTCAGTTTCAAGCCAAGATACACATCGCGTGCAATTGTACGGATTCTCCAACAATGCGTAGGATCATGACCTTGCCCCGCTATCCACTCATGGAATATACATTTGGTCCGGTCTCCATGAAACCAAAAACAATATCTATCAGACCTCGGCAGGCCCCGCTCTGTATCTGCGGACAAGGACGCATACCTGTCGGAGTCAGTGTCTGTAATGCGACCATCACgtacaacacctccaccccttacCTCAATGCACCTACAGGACTATACTTTGTATGTGGGAGTAAGGCCTACACCTGGCTGCCACCTGGTTGGAGCGGCATTTGCTATATTGCCTTCCTTCTCCCACCAACGTTCAACAAGCCACCTACGTATCATCGACAAAGAAGAGATACTGTAGACCAAACAGACACTTCCGCACAGCTGTTCATGGATATAACAAAAGGACTGCTACCCTTTTGGGGGCCCTCGGTGAACAGTCTGCAAATACGACGACTAACGCGAGTCTTGGAGGCTACGATAAATGAAACAGCTGGAGCACTTGCCAATAACACCGCAGAACTCCAAGCTACCCGGATGGTAGCTCTTCAGAACAGAATGGTGCTTGACGTCATACTAGCAGATAGGGGTGGAGCTTGTCGCATCATAGGGGCCAGCTGCTGCGTTTACATACCAGATAATTCACCCTCAGTATTTGCAGCCATTTCAAGATTACATAAAATAGCATCGGTTACATGAGGACAACGGTACGCCTTGGTCTTGGACTTCAGGTCTGTGGCAGGTGTTGGTCTCCTGGGGTTGGAAGGTTTTGATATTCCTGGCTATCATAGCTGCCACATTCTTCACATGCTGTCTATGCGTACAATGTGGTCCTGCATTGTGTGGGGTCTGTGCTTCGATGTTAACACCCAAACCCACCAATATCAAAGAGCATACTGAGCGACTAATGCTTCAACAACAAATTGATGAGCTTCTAAAGATAGAAGTGAACTGAACAGAAATTTGCCtcgcaatggcaaaaggagggattgttaaataataatccgagatgtatttgcctcagactttatttctgcgtattccattaatattgccatgtgctcgacaaagctgactcttcatttaaactgtgtaagttgacttccctgtgaactcagtttttgtgtaaaaccatttccttctctgggcctctccacttatctaaccaagctgactttcaggataccgagccacagctgtatccttcttatcattgtgcacgaacagaactgcacctcttcccaccgcattccaggggcctctggcaagggatatcctcgtaaattatcaaaccaactgtgataagactgacatttgacaaatgaactgtcactttgccgtgtattagcaggatactcccgagacagtgggagtacaagcaggaaagactaatcaaatgtatgtacgtcagcaggatgctctcgggttaaaaggagaactgtttgaagcttttgtgttcgccagatatggaggggtggcttcctggctgaaggggggcagcttaactatataagattgtacgctgcagaatgaagcagccagcctccgtaggaaagtcattcagactgtcctgggacactgtgctcagctcgagctattatctgttttactaataaaacttttctcttcctcatcagtcgtgactccgcctgttgtgttctttgctggtaagagaccctgaaggcctagggtgtcccctccaccgctgggagaggtgagcctgcctttcccggttcttcaggtgaaaccccgaaaccggtcccaggatgcttgtttccggtccagtgaggacctggcttggcagttcggtatggactgttcccatgaggaacaggatcaagactgatttgcatatggctgggttcaaactggggtggcatggtgagcaaaagaacgatggattaaacccagatctatgactgggggtgagtgtttgacaatgttcagcattccgtccatcacttgttgtttttgctttgtcgccctaagtgggaagggtatgcccagacgtgggtcccgtgcttcccatgccactggattcaagctagcctggctgatgaggggtgaaaccccgaaaccggtcccaggatgcttgtttccggtccagtgaggacctggcttggcagttcggtatggactgttcccatgaggaacagggtcaagactgatttgcatatggctgggttcaaactggggtggcatggtgagcaaaagaacgatggattaaacccagatctatgactgggggtgagtgtttgacaatgttcagcattccgtccatcacttgttgtttttgctttgtcgccctaagtgggaagggtatgcccagacgtgggtcccgtgcttcccatgccactggattcaagctagcctggctgatgaggggtgaaaccccgaaaccggtcccaggatgcttgtttccggtccagtgaggacctggcttggcagttcggtatggactgttcccatgaggaacagggtcaagactgatttgcatatggctgggttcaaactggggtggcatggtgagcaaaagaacgatggattaaacccagatctatgactgggggtgagtgtttgacaatgttcagcattccgtccatcacttgttgtttttgctttgtcgccctaagtgggaagggtatgcccagacgtgggtcccgtgcttcccatgccactggattcaagctagcctggctgatgaggggtgaaaccccgaaaccggtcccaggatgcttgtttccggtccagtgaggacctggcttggccgttcggtatggactcttcccatgaggaacagggtcaagactgatttgcatatggctgggttcaaactggggtggcatggtgagcaaaagaacgatggattaaacccagatctatgactgggggtgagtgtttgacaatgttcagcattccgtccatcacttgttgtttttgctttgtcgccctaagtgggaagggtatgcccagacgtgggtcccgtgcttcccatgccactggattcaagctagcctggctgatgaggggtgaaaccccgaaaccggtcccaggatgcttgtttccggtccagtgaggacctggcttggcagttcggtatggactgttcccatgaggaacagggtcaagactgatttgcatatggctgggttcaaactggggtggcatggtgagcaaaagaacgatggattaaacccagatctatgactgggggtgagtgtttgacaatgttcagcattccgtccatcacttgttgtttttgctttgtcgccctaagtgggaagggtatgcccagacgtgggtcccgtgcttcccatgccactggattcaagctagcctggctgatgaggggtgaaaccccgaaaccggtcccaggatgcttgtttccggtccagtgaggacctggcttggcagttcggtatggactgttcccatgaggaacagggtcaagactgatttgcatatggctgggttcaaactggggtggcatggtgagcaaaagaacgatggattaaacccagatctatgactgggggtgagtgtttgtggttacattaacgtaaagtaattttacgtaatgataataaaaaaataaaaaaatcactgaaaaaaaacaaaggttacagagatgataTAGTTAGGATATAAAattcaaaaaaacatagaaatccacttaaaaaacaaatgttagatgttatagttaggctctgaatttaatcgcacaaaacctaagaaattcagcagttatagttatggttagcgggagttatagttaccttagggcaccggTTTAGTTGActgaaagaactccaactataactgaagaatttctatggttttgtacgagtaaattcagaacctaactataacgcccctgtaaccattgtttttttcaatatatatatatatatatatacatatatatatatatatatatatatatatatatatatatatatatatatatatatgtatacatatacacatacacacacagatatatacatacatacacaaataccGTAACACATTCTGATCAAGTAGGCAGAACTTTGTCTGGTGCGCGAGGAAGAGTAAAAACGCAATGGAAATGGGTAAAAGTGCTGTGTGTATGAACAACAGGCAGTCTATGCTTAAGGGTCTTATGCTTCGCAAAGACGAAAAGTGCAGGAACGGGGCTTGACAGGGtaaaatggagaaccacccctgaAGGTTCATTGGTAGCGGAATGGAAGCAATCACAATACCACGGAGATCTGAAAACTCGTGTCTTGCCTTGCACCAGAATTggttaagtctcttgataaaagagCAAATGTGCTGAAGCGTCGACGTCAGAAGGTGAAACAAGTACCAGGAGCAAGGAGTTTGCGTAGTAAACAGTTAATCCCGTTAAACCGAGTTTTTTTTCGTGAAATCCTGGATGACATGCGATTCTATGTCACCTTAAGTCACCTGTGTATAAACAAAAAGGGGCGTAACCCTTGCGTATACCGGCAGGTTTCACGGACTTTAGGTCTGCGCTTTAAGGGCCGGTAGAAAGACCGAGAGAAAAGCATGAAAAAAACATGATCAAGTGAGTGAGGGTGTATGCATTTAGACTTGTTTGAGAATACAGTGGGCGTGTAGTGAGAGCAACATGCATTTGAGTAACATATTTGGAAATGAATTGGTTTCTGAGAAATGATGATGAGGAACTAAGATTTATTTCATCTTCCACATGACTCTCTTTCCATAAGCAAGAGCCAGAACAAACAAAACAGGCTCCTCCAGCACAAAGCGTGTATTTGAGATGCTTTTGAGGGCATGCACTTATTGATGGCATCGGTTCTTTACATAATGCATACCGCAGACTGAGTGGACATCTGCCAGTGCATAACAATAATTCCAATAATTCGTATTATTGCCATCTAATTCAAAGTTGTCACTTGAGCGACCTCGTAAGGGATGACCTGACTGATCATTCCGGGACTTGAGACCTGTACCTGGACGCTCAACCCCCTGAGCTATCTTACCCGCCTCGTTAGATAGCTTCTTCCGTTCTACGGTCATGCGCTGAAAAAAACTCGCCTCGTTAAACGCTGTCGCATTGGAACGTCTCATCCTTTTGTATGATTAGCAGGACTAGTTGAACATCAGCTCTGACTCACACGAGTCGAAGAGCCGTCAGCGAAATAAAATAAAGTCTTTGTCTTCACCTGCGCCACAGGTTTCAGTCATCGAGGTGCTCAGCTCCGGTATCACGTGAGTCTTTGCTATTCACCTCAGTTTGCCCGCATACCGCTTTACTTTCACGCTATACTTTGGGGCTACTTATATACACTGTACATTTTATCAAGTTAATAGACTGTCATTGCGAAAGGGGGGTCTAAGGAAGGCATTTATCGTCTACCGTGAACTAATAACTGCTTAACTAAAATGTTTATAACATCGAGCCCAATTTTTGGAGGTTTTCCTCCCCAAGACAACTTTGGAAACAAGCATCGGCAAATTTTATTTGTCTCGCCATTATGACCTAATGGCTTTGCTCCTGTCTTTTAGCCACTCTGCACACCGTCCACGATATAGAGCAGCATGgataaagtttaaaataaaaagacaatAGGCATTGAGGCTGCCACCTGTGCCATTTTGTAGGCATGCACACCAAACATACGCGCGcttacaaagtgttttttttagttacCGATCTGAGTTGGAGAAACGGAGACTAAAGTAGAACGagcaaaacatttttaaagcagACGGAGAGCAGCGGAAGCAACAGGGGCGTTTGGGGGAGGGCAGTAGCTAAAATTATTTGCGCAACTAAAGAAGCAGGGCTTATCGAAgacgctgccccccccccccccccccccccccccccccccactggaacaTACAGGGTTCTCCGATTCCTATGCTGAGAGATTCACAGAGCTCTCATAATTGGAGATGCGGGTgcctatattttttaaatgtgccaacCTGGCCAATTTCATTGCCCTTATTTATGTAAACTTCCTAAAACACCCTAGCTTTTGAAGGGACACTTAATCTATATTCTATTA is a window encoding:
- the LOC138285576 gene encoding uncharacterized protein; the protein is MYSDYEKSVQRQKLRKIKHLKKLFGPRTTCLAIIVVLLVILACIGWTIHTATEKRQPPTPTSAPMHTHVSLPPEIHARRQEYDNNTFIQMLHQHQLVTNLTDCWVCGLFPHTAAHAFQFPVFPVTAAYTCSLMSNVSIQTPLPGSRPVRRPGIITNNTLFEDFILQFQAKIHIACNCTDSPTMRRIMTLPRYPLMEYTFGPVSMKPKTISIRPRQAPLCICGQGRIPVGVSVCNATITYNTSTPYLNAPTGLYFVCGSKAYTWLPPGWSGICYIAFLLPPTFNKPPTYHRQRRDTVDQTDTSAQLFMDITKGLLPFWGPSVNSLQIRRLTRVLEATINETAGALANNTAELQATRMVALQNRMVLDVILADRGGACRIIGASCCVYIPDNSPSVFAAISRLHKIASVT